One window of the Saccopteryx bilineata isolate mSacBil1 chromosome 2, mSacBil1_pri_phased_curated, whole genome shotgun sequence genome contains the following:
- the ITGB7 gene encoding integrin beta-7 — protein sequence MVALSVVLVFLLVLSRSKSELDTKISSLGEATEWGDPDLSMLGSCQPAPSCQKCILSHPSCAWCKQLNFTASGEAEWRRCSRREELLARGCPPEELEEPHGQQKVLQDKPLSQGTRGEGATQLAPQRVRVTLRPGEPQQLRVHFLRAEGYPVDLYYLMDLSYSMKDDLEFVRQLGHALLVQLQEVTHSVRIGFGSFVDKTVLPFVSTVPSKLRHPCPTRLERCQPPFSFHHVLSLTGDAEAFEREVGRQSVSGNLDSPEGGFDAILQAALCQKQIGWRNVSRLLVFTSDDTFHTAGDGKLGGIFMPSDGHCHLDSNGLYSRSPEFDYPSVGQVAQALSAANIQPIFAVTSATLPVYQELSKLIPKSAVGELSENSSNVVQLIMDAYNSLSSTVTLEHSPLPPGVHISYESQCEGHETRAGEAGDRGQCNHVRINQTVNFLVTLQATHCLPEPHLLRFRALGFSEELTVELHTVCNCNCSDTQLPAPHCSDGQGHLQCGVCSCAPGRLGRFCECSEAELSSPDLESGCRGPNGTGPLCSGKGRCQCGRCSCSGQSSGRLCECDDASCERHEGILCGGFGHCQCGVCHCHNNRTGRACECSGDMDGCVSPEGGLCSGHGHCKCNRCHCLDGYYGPLCDQCPGCKTPCERHRDCAECGAFGTGPLATNCSMACAHANVTLALAPILDNGWCKERTLDNHLFFFLVEEEAGGRVMLRVRPREKGADHTRAIVLGCVGGIVAVGLALVLAYRLSVEIYDRREYSRFEKEQQQLNWKQDNNPLYKSAITTTVNPRFQAT from the exons AACTTCACAGCATCCGGGGAGGCGGAGTGGCGGCGCTGCTCCCGGCGGGAGGAGCTGCTGGCTCGGGGTTGCCCCCCAGAGGAACTGGAGGAACCTCATGGCCAACAGAAGGTGCTACAGGACAAGCCGCTCAGCCAGGGCACCCGGGGAGAGGGGGCCACCCAATTGGCACCGCAGCGGGTGCGGGTCACACTGCGTCCGG GGGAGCCCCAGCAGCTCCGTGTCCACTTCCTCCGTGCCGAGGGTTACCCTGTGGACCTGTATTACCTTATGGACCTGAGCTACTCCATGAAAGACGACCTGGAGTTCGTGCGCCAGCTCGGGCATGCCCTGCTGGTGCAACTGCAGGAGGTCACCCATTCTGTGCGCATCG GCTTTGGTTCTTTCGTGGACAAAACGGTGCTGCCCTTCGTGAGCACAGTGCCCTCCAAGCTTCGCCACCCCTGCCCCACCCGGCTGGAACGCTGCCAGCCACCCTTCAGCTTTCACCATGTGCTGTCCCTGACCGGGGATGCTGAGGCCTTCGAGAGGGAAGTGGGGCGCCAGAGTGTGTCTGGCAACCTGGACTCACCTGAAGGTGGCTTTGATGCCATTCTGCAGGCTGCACTCTGCCAG AAACAGATTGGCTGGAGAAATGTGTCTCGGTTGCTGGTGTTCACTTCAGATGACACATTCCACACAGCCGGGGATGGGAAGTTGGGTGGCATTTTCATGCCCAGCGATGGGCACTGCCACTTGGACAGCAATGGCCTCTACAGTCGCAGCCCAGAGTTT GACTACCCCTCTGTGGGTCAGGTAGCCCAGGCTCTCTCTGCAGCAAACATCCAGCCCATTTTTGCTGTCACCAGTGCCACACTGCCAGTCTACCAG GAGCTGAGTAAGCTGATCCCTAAGTCCGCAGTGGGGGAGCTGAGTGAGAACTCCAGCAATGTGGTACAGCTCATCATGGACGCTTATAAT AGCCTGTCATCCACAGTGACCCTTGAACACTCTCCACTCCCTCCTGGGGTCCACATCTCTTACGAATCTCAGTGTGAGGGTCATGAGACGAGGGCTGGTGAGGCTGGGGACCGGGGCCAGTGCAACCATGTCCGAATCAACCAGACG GTGAATTTTTTGGTTACTCTCCAAGCTACCCACTGCCTCCCAGAGCCCCATCTTCTGAGGTTCCGAGCTCTTGGCTTCTCAGAGGAGCTGACTGTAGAGTTGCACACAGTGTGCAATTGTAATTGCAGTGACACGCAGCTCCCAGCTCCCCATTGCAGTGATGGCCAGGGTCACCTACAATGTGGTGTGTGCAG CTGTGCCCCAGGCCGCCTGGGTAGATTCTGTGAATGCTCTGAGGCTGAGCTGTCCTCCCCAGATCTGGAATCTGGGTGCCGGGGCCCCAATGGGACAGGGCCGCTGTGTAGCGGGAAGGGACGGTGCCAGTGTGGACGCTGCAGCTGCAGTGGACAGAGCTCTGGGCGCCTGTGCGAGTGTGATGATGCCAGCTGTGAGCGACATGAGGGCATCCTCTGTGGAG GCTTTGGCCACTGCCAGTGTGGAGTGTGTCACTGTCACAACAACCGCACGGGCAGAGCATGCGAGTGCAGTGGGGACATGGACGGCTGTGTCAGTCCTGAAGGAGGGCTTTGCAGTGGGCACGGACACTGCAAATGCAACCGCTGCCACTGCTTGGATGGCTACTATGGTCCCCTTTGTGAtcagtgcccaggctgcaagACACCATGCGAGAGACACAG GGACTGTGCAGAATGTGGGGCCTTTGGAACTGGTCCCCTGGCCACCAATTGCAGCATGGCTTGTGCCCATGCCAATGTGACTTTGGCTTTGGCCCCTATCCTGGATAATGGCTGGTGCAAAGAAAGAACCCTGGACAACCACCTGTTCTTCTTCCTGGTGGAAgaggaagctggaggcagggtcATGCTGAGAGTGAGACCCCGAGAGA AGGGAGCAGACCACACCCGGGCCATCGTGCTAGGCTGTGTGGGGGGCATTGTTGCAGTGGGACTGGCACTGGTCCTAGCTTACCGGCTCTCAGTGGAAATCTATGACCGCCGAGAATACAGTCGCTTTGAGAAAGAGCAGCAGCAGCTCAACTGGAAGCAG GACAACAATCCTCTCTACAAAAGCGCGATCACGACCACTGTCAATCCCCGCTTTCAAGCAACATGA